One Thermoanaerobacter pseudethanolicus ATCC 33223 genomic window, ATAATCCTCCATTTATTAAAAATATCTCTAGAATGATATATTATAGTGATATATTCTTAGATATACTAATCTATGGAAGATTCCCATTTTTTCTAAAATTATCCTCCAAAATGCTTTCTAAAAAGTTATTAATACAATCGATTATTCCCTTTTCAAATAATATTCCCTCAATTCCCTTTTCTTTTAATTCATGATATTTCATAGCGATAAATTCATAAAAATCATATCTATCTATTTTCTTTTCTTTTTCAGGAGAAATGATTAAAAATTTATCAAAAGTTGCTCTATCATTCCGCCCTACTTTCAAATAAGCCTGGGGTAACAAAGTAAGATCAACTTTTAAAAAATTCCTCTTTGTTCCGTAATTAATTAAAAAAGCTTTAGAGCAAATTAATTGAAGGAGGGATTTCAATTCCCCAATATTTCCTTCATATTGCAAAGACAAAAGCAAAGAAATTACTTCTGGATGTACAACAATATTTAAGTTGAGCCGTTTGGCTTCTTCTCTAAAAAGGTAAACAATTATCTCAATTTTCTCGTTTAGAGGCCTTTCCTCAAAAGATGGCAATTGAATGATAACTGGTATTCGTCTCATAAAAGTCTTTAAAAGAAATGAATCAGGTCTCTCTGTAGTAGCTGCTACAATCATTAAGTTAGCATTTCTTTCCACAGTATCCCCCAATTTTCGATATACTCCCTTGTCCATAAGGTAAAATAACATCTCTTGACCTTCAGGAGGTAATCTGTGAACCTCGTCAAGGAATAATATCCCTTTATCAGCTTTCTCTACTAAACCTATCTTATCTACATCAGCTCCAGTATAGGCTCCTTTAACATGTCCAAACAAATAAGACATAAGAAGTTGAGGATTGTTATAGTAATCCGCACAGTTTAACACTTCAAGAGGTCCTACCCTACCATTTTGAAGACTAAATTTGTGCATCATCTCTGCGAAAAAAGATTTACCAGAGCCCGGCGGTCCTATGATAAGAGTATGAAGTCCATAAGTATTTCGGTAATATGTCAAGAGGGTGATAAAAAAATTCAAAAAAAAATTTAATAAAATAACCTAAAAAAGGGCATAGCAAAGCTAACCATCACGCAATAAGCTAATGGAAAATAATGTAAAATATGGTTATGGGGTAATATGTTAACTTATACAATCATCTCCTTTCATTATTGGGGATTTATAAAGTTTTTCTTCGCGCAGCAGAGCGAAGACTAACCTTACAGTTTTACGTGCAGTCAATACAAGAGCACGTTTATGCTTGTGAGTTTTGCTTTCTTTAAATTTGCGGGCATAGTATTGTGAGAACTCAGGTAAATACTTCCTGAGCTGGTCAGCTGCTTGAATAAAATAATATCTGAGATACTCATTACCAGTACGCTTGAGATATGTGTCCTCCGCTTTAAAATCAGCAGACTGGTACTCTGACCAATAAAGGCCGGAAAACTTTGCAAGGGCATTATCATTATCAAACCTTGAAATTCCGCCTATCTCAGATATTAAGCCGGCTGCGATGGTTGGGCCAATACCTTTTACTGATGTAAGACAAAGGAATTCATTGTTAAATCCTTTGACCTCATTAATAATGGCTTTTTCTACAGCTTTCTTCTGCTTTTCAAGGGACTGTAGATTATCAAAGCAAGACTTGATAACAAAGTTTAAAGAATCATCTACAGTAGCATTAATTCTATAAGACTTGCGAACAGCCTCTTGAAGCAATTTAGCTGTAGCTTCTGGATCATCAAAGCGATCTTTACTCTTATCAACCAAAAAGCCGGCAAGTTCATCAAGCGGTCGAGCCGCAATATCATCAAGGGTGAAAAACTCATTAAATATTTCAGTAGCAGTTGCTCCAAAATTATTACTAAAGACTTTATTTTGGCACAAACCGCTAAACTTAAGGAACAAATTGCTGAGTAAATAATTTTTTTCTCTAACAATACTATTAACAATGTGAAAGCGATGACGAGTAAGCCTCTGGAGAGCAAGATATCTAAAATCTACAGAACAAGATTTAGGGAGTCTACCGAATCTCAGTTTTTCAGCAATAGCAAAGGCATCAATCCAGTCATTTTTAGGCAAATTACCGAGAGACTTTTTAAAAGCATTAATAATATTAGCATTAAAAGTAGTAATAGAAGGTTGATAAGGCTTAAGAGCAGAATGATCAGCCAAATAATACTGGAGGTGCCAGCCATAGACTGAGGTAGATTCCAAACCAATAAAGACCTTTTGAATATTGTATTTATTACAACACTCCAAGATACGTGATACTATAACATCACAACCATGAGGGTTATTTTCTACAGAAAAACGGGAGGAAGCATCATTACCCTCCTGGTCGAGAATATGAACCTTGACATCATTCAGGCTTACATCCATACCAACAAAAAGCTTATTCAAGATTGTTACACCTCCTTTCAAAAGTGATAAAGTAAGTAAAAGTTAATTTGAGATAACCCTAGCAACCAGATTATGTAGCAACCTCGCAATTAGCTCTTAATATATAAGCCTGAATCCTCTGCTGCCAGGGGCTTATATATGACAAAGCAGATTTCGCGTAAGAAAAGGCAAATCTGGTGTAGGGACCACACTTAAAAGAGCGGTCAAGCCGCATGGAGGACGAAAGCCTGTCCCACATTAACTTTACAGTATAATAATGCTACAAGTTATCTCAAAAGTAAATAATAAGGCCGAAAAAAGATGAGACGGCCGCGCCATGAATCCTGCATATTGCGCAATATTACGGATTCATGGCAATAGATAAGATTTTAGACAAGATGAGAATATTAAAGATTTCCAGTTATAAATGCACTTTATTAAATTTTTAAGAAGTGAGACAAATTTATTGTCTTTAAAATTAATTATACGAGGAGGATACAATACAGCCGCTTTGGCCTGTTCTATTTGCCCTTTGAGGCTGCCATCATGTCCTATTATATTTTCAAAAGCACATTCTTTTTCTTTTCCCAAATCTAAAAAATCAATTAAATCTTTTAGAAGTATCTCTTCCTTAACCTTATTCCCTAAAAAATGAGCTAATCTATTTTTTTCAATATAATACACAGGTTTTGAAATAATTTTAACTATTTTCCCTTCTCTTACAAGATGATTTAAAATAAAAGACACATTGGGTCGAGCTATTTTTAGCAATTGCGCTATTTCTTCTGTAGTGACCCCACCTTTTCTATTTATCAAAAAATCCTGAAGATTAAATTCCTTACTCTTTTCTATAATGAAATTGTAAATTTTTTCTTTATTAGTCATATAAAACATCACTTCCTCAATTAATAAACCTCCTGTCAAAAGGCAGGAGATTATATATAAATGTTGGCAGCCCGGCTATCATAGCAAAACTATCGCTTTAGACCCGTGGCTTTGCGTCCCCGCCTTTCGACGAGTTTGCCTTTTTCAACAAAAATTTATTTAATTTTCCTATATTACTATTTCGACATAAATATGAATTTTCCTTCTATTTTTAAAAAAGATTTTTTCTACATAATTCGTTAAATTTATACTAATTTCTAAATGTATGTGTTTTATGCATTATTTTGTGTATCAAAAATGTGTATAAAAAATTATACACATTAAAAACTTTTATTAATTTTGTCTATATACAGTAAATTGGCATAAAAATTGCTTGAGTTTTATTATAGAAAATAAATCTTACAGAAAGGAGATGATGAATAGAAGAAAGAAACAGTTTCACTTAGCGACTAGAAGGGCTGACTTAAATTTTAAAAAATATTAAATTTTTAAGGAGGTAAGAAAAAATGAAGAGCCGACAAACATTAAAAGCTTTACTGGCCTTTGTGTTAATTGTAGCTTTAATGTCGCTAAGTGGAGTATTAGTCCAAGCCCAGCCCAACCTAACAAACTTTCCTATTAACTCATCAACAAAAAATTACTTGCCTCAAATTCAAAAAGTTTTGATGCAAGACTCTAATAAAAATAAACTTTTTGACAACTTAGAAGCAAAAATTGCTGGTAAGCCAGACAGTGAAAAATTTCCAGTTATAATAATTTTCAACAAAAACATAGCTGATAACGAACTATTAAATATTTCTAAATCCATTGGAAAGTTTAATATAAAGCATAAATACAAAATTATTCCAGGAATTGCTGCTACCTTAACTAAAGGACAAATAAACGCTTTGTCAAAATTGGATATAGTAAAGCAAATTGAGTATGACGAGCCTGTATATGCCACATTAGACACTGCAACAAAATGGTTTGGGGTTACAAAAGCGAGAAGTGTTTTGGTGTAACTGGTGATAGAGACGGTAATGCTTCTTCTTATTCCAAGAATGATATAGTAATAGCAGTTATTGATACCGGTATTGATGGCTCCCATGTTGACCTCGCTGGTGGCAAAGTAATAGGATGGCAAGATTTTGTAAACGGCAAATCTACCCCCTACGATGATAATGGACACGGAACTCATGTAGCAAGTATTGCGGCAGGTACTGGGACAGGGAACAACCTTTATAAAGGTGTTGCTCCTGGTGCTGCTTTAGTAGGGATAAAAGTATTAGATTCAAACGGAAGCGGAACTATGAGCACTGTAACCGCAGGAATTGACTGGGCTGTTCAAAACAAAGACATATACGGAATCAAAGTTATAAATTTAAGCCTCGGAACTTCCACAAGTTCTGATGGAACTGACTCTACCTCACTGGCAGTAAACGGAGCCGTAGATAGCGGAATTGTAGTAGTAGTTGCAGCTGGAAATTCAGGTCCTGCGAGATACACCATAGGATCACCTGGTGCAGCAGAAAAAGCCATAACCGTTGCAGCAATGGCGGATGTAGGGGAACTTGGCTTTAACCTTGCAAGCTTCTCCAGCCGTGGTCCCACAGCTGACGGAAGGATAAAACCTGACATTGCAGCACCCGGATATAATATAACTGCCGCAAAAGCAAATTCTATAAATGGTTATGTGACATACAGTGGTACAAGCATGGCTACACCTTTTGTAGCAGGTACAGTAGCCCTTATGCTCAGTGCAAATATAAACCTTGCACCACTTGATGCAAAAAATATAATAATGACTACTGCAAAAAGTTGGGGTCCTCCAAGCAAAAACATTGACTATGGTGTAGGAAGATTGGATGCATATGAAGCAATTAAAACAGCTGGAAATTTCACAGGAACTAATATATCTGTGCCAAACCACTATTATGCTAAAGAGTCACTTCCTGGGTCTCGTTACAGTGACATTTGGACATTTAATGTGACAGACACATCATATCCTATTGCAATAACTTTCATAATACCTGATTGGGCAAACTATAACCCTGATTTCGATATATACCTCTATGACCCAACTGGTACTCTTGTCAAAAGTTCAACTGGAACACAAAGGCAGGAGACAATAACATACATTCCAACACAAACGGGAACCTATTATATCAAAGTATATTCCTTCCGAGGCAGTGGAAATTATTACTTTGATTTAAGTGTAGGAGGCGGGTCACTCACCCTTTCAAGTAACGACATATAAAAAAATTAAAGAAGTATGGTGCCAATGGCTCCATACTTCTTTAATTTTTGAGACTTTCTACTTTATTTTCTCCTTTTTTAAGTAAAATTTTTTTGTCAAAGTAGTAGATTTCTATAGGCTCTCCTTCTAATAATGCAAACACAACATTTTCTTTGGTTAATTTGACATTTATTTTTCTCCCTTTGTATCTCACATTAAAAGAGAGCAAATTCCATTCTTTTGGCAATCTCGGCTCAAAATGCAGTTCATTTGTATAAACCCTCATTCCACCAAAACCATTCACAACTGCGCTCCATGTCCCTGCCATAGAAGCAGCGTGAATTCCGTCCTTAACATTGTCATTGTAGTCATCCAAATCCATTCTTGCAGTCATCATAAAGTATTTATAAGCCTTGTCAGTATATCCTATTTCATTGGCTAGTATGCTAAATATAGCTGGCGACAAGGAGGAGTCGTGAGTGGTAATAGGTTCATAATAATCGTAATTCTTTTTAAGTTCATCTTTAGTAAATTTTTCTCTCTGTAAAAACATCAAAAGCAACACATCAGGCTGTTTGCATATTTGATATCTGTAAATATTTAGGTAATGCCAGTGCAATAAAAGTGGAAATTGGTCCTCAGGTATTTCATCCACTGTTATCCTTTCTTTATACAAAAAACTGTCATCCTGTGGTATAATATCAAGTTCTTTTGAATAAGGAAGGTACATATTGTCAGCAGCTTTTTTCCACGCAACAATTTCTTCATCCTTTAGATTTAGTTTAGAAGCGACTTTTTGATATTTTTGAGGCACTTCTTTTTTCATTTTGTTTGCAATGTCATAGGCATATTCCAAATTCATTTTCGCCATATAATTGGTATAAGCGTTATTGTCAACTAATGCCGTATACTCATCCGGACCAGTGACACAGTTTATGCAGAATTTATTGCCCTTAAGAGGAATATACGCTCCTAAATCTTCCCAAAATCTTGCAGTTTCAAATAATATTTCACAACCGTAGTCATAAAGAAAATCCACGTCATTCGTCGCTTCTACATATCTTTTCAAAGCATAAACTATATCAGCATTTATGTGATACTGTGCCGTACCAGCTGGAAAGTAAGCAGAACATTCAGGACCATCTATCGTTCTCCAAGGATACAAAGCTCCTTTGTGACCTAATTCCTTTGCCCTGGATCTTGCTGCATCCAAAAGATTATACCTGTACATTACCAAAGCTTTTGCAATTTCAGGCTTTGTATAAAGAAAGAAAGGCATTATATAGATATCAGAATCCCAAAAATAATGGCCTTCATAACCTTCTCCAGTCAGCCCTTTTGCTGCAATATTTGTCTTTCCATCTCTTCCGACAGATTGAAGTAGATGAAATTCATTAAAGCGTATGCCTTGCTGCAGAGCTTTATCTCCTTCTATGATTACATCAGCATCTTTCCAAAAAGAATTCAAAAATTCTTCCTGCTCTTTTTCTATCGTTTCAAAGCCGTCATTTTTGGCTTTTTCTATTTCTTCTAAAGCAAGAGCAACCAATTTATTTTCATCAAAATCCTTTGAAGTGTAATAGGAAATAAATTTATTCAAAGTGTATGAGGTGCCTTTTTCAGCCTCTAGATCTACAATTACTTTTACTCCATCTTCTTCTAAACTATTTGAGACTTCATATTTGCTATCTGCCACTAATACATTGTCTATCGCGCAAGCATAGGAGAAATTGCTCTTTTGTGTCTTTTGAACAATCCACCCTTTTAAACCCTCTACACTTTTATCTATAGTCTTTAAAACCTTTCCTTTTAAATTTGACCCTACTCTTACATCTTCACTATCATTTATATTTGAAACATTTCCGTCAATAGCGGAAACAAATCTAATTTTTCCGGTAAAATTTACAGGTTGCATAGTAAAAGAAATCGCCGCTAAATGTTGTCTATTTAATGATACAATTCTCTTTATTTTTACCTCTAAAATTTTTCCTGTAGGGGATTCCCATTTTACTTTTCTTTCTACAAAACCTTTCTTCATGTCAAGTACTCTCTCATAAAAGAGGATTTTCCCTTGTAACAAATCAAACTCTTCCCCATCTACATATAATTTTATTATTTTGCTATCAGCAACATTTAGCATCGTCTGCCCTATTTTTGCAAAACCATATCCCCCTTCAGGGTAAACTATATCGTGTATTTCATAAAACCCATTGATATACGTCCCATTAAAAGAAGTATTTTTAGGCCCTGAATATCTTTCCTCAAAAGTTCCTCTCATTCCAATATATCCATTTGCTAAAGTAAAAATAGTTTCATTTCTATAGTTAGTATCTATACTAAACTGCGTCTCTCTTATAACCCAATCTTCAAAAGGGTAAATTGGTTTCTTCGTTTTGTTGGCCATATCCATCCTCCACTCTTACTTTATTCAAAATTTTAGTCGGAAACAAAGTCGTTTCCGACTAAAACAATTTAAAACATTTACTTGCTTTCTGCAGCTTTCTTAGCTTCTTCTATCATGTTGTGATATTTGTCAAGAGTTGTCTTGATATCTTTGCCTTCAAATATTATTTCTCTCAATGCTCCATTTATAGCTTTGTCCACATCAGCCCAGTATACAAGGTTTGGCCTTGGTTCTGCATGTTTTAACGCTTCATTTATAGCTTCAAAATATGGTTTTTGCCACTCTGCAACCTTCCCATAAGCGTCACTTCTCATGGATGGCCATCCTAATTTAGTGACAAGTTTCTCTTGAACTTCTTTACTCATAAGGTATTCCATAAACTTTATAGCCATCTCTTTATTAGGTGCACCAGTTGGTATTCCTATAACTTCTCCTCCCAAAACGTGGGACTCTTTAACCGGACCTGTCCATCCGTGATATGCCAAAATGTTCTTTTTTCCATACTGCTCTACAAGAACGTTTGCAGTGTACGGCCAATTTTGAACCAAATATACGCTCTCTTTTGCAAGATATTCTACAGGTGTATTCCAGTCAGCTTTCTTTGAGTCAGGAGAGAGATATGGCTGTATTTCTTTCAAGAAAGTAAATGCTTTTATTGAACCCTCATCATTCAATACTGTTGGGTCACCACCAGCAGACCTTATAAGGTCAAACATGTGGACTGTGCTGTCAGGCCCTAAATTTTCTTTAATTATGACTCTACCTATGCCCTCTTTTTCTTTAAAAGTCTTTGCAACCTGTAAAAGCTCATCCCAATTTGTAGGTAGTTTTAAACCGTATTCGTTGAATTTATCTTCGTTGTAGAAAGCTATTTCT contains:
- a CDS encoding IS110 family transposase; this translates as MDVSLNDVKVHILDQEGNDASSRFSVENNPHGCDVIVSRILECCNKYNIQKVFIGLESTSVYGWHLQYYLADHSALKPYQPSITTFNANIINAFKKSLGNLPKNDWIDAFAIAEKLRFGRLPKSCSVDFRYLALQRLTRHRFHIVNSIVREKNYLLSNLFLKFSGLCQNKVFSNNFGATATEIFNEFFTLDDIAARPLDELAGFLVDKSKDRFDDPEATAKLLQEAVRKSYRINATVDDSLNFVIKSCFDNLQSLEKQKKAVEKAIINEVKGFNNEFLCLTSVKGIGPTIAAGLISEIGGISRFDNDNALAKFSGLYWSEYQSADFKAEDTYLKRTGNEYLRYYFIQAADQLRKYLPEFSQYYARKFKESKTHKHKRALVLTARKTVRLVFALLREEKLYKSPIMKGDDCIS
- a CDS encoding glycoside hydrolase family 65 protein; protein product: MANKTKKPIYPFEDWVIRETQFSIDTNYRNETIFTLANGYIGMRGTFEERYSGPKNTSFNGTYINGFYEIHDIVYPEGGYGFAKIGQTMLNVADSKIIKLYVDGEEFDLLQGKILFYERVLDMKKGFVERKVKWESPTGKILEVKIKRIVSLNRQHLAAISFTMQPVNFTGKIRFVSAIDGNVSNINDSEDVRVGSNLKGKVLKTIDKSVEGLKGWIVQKTQKSNFSYACAIDNVLVADSKYEVSNSLEEDGVKVIVDLEAEKGTSYTLNKFISYYTSKDFDENKLVALALEEIEKAKNDGFETIEKEQEEFLNSFWKDADVIIEGDKALQQGIRFNEFHLLQSVGRDGKTNIAAKGLTGEGYEGHYFWDSDIYIMPFFLYTKPEIAKALVMYRYNLLDAARSRAKELGHKGALYPWRTIDGPECSAYFPAGTAQYHINADIVYALKRYVEATNDVDFLYDYGCEILFETARFWEDLGAYIPLKGNKFCINCVTGPDEYTALVDNNAYTNYMAKMNLEYAYDIANKMKKEVPQKYQKVASKLNLKDEEIVAWKKAADNMYLPYSKELDIIPQDDSFLYKERITVDEIPEDQFPLLLHWHYLNIYRYQICKQPDVLLLMFLQREKFTKDELKKNYDYYEPITTHDSSLSPAIFSILANEIGYTDKAYKYFMMTARMDLDDYNDNVKDGIHAASMAGTWSAVVNGFGGMRVYTNELHFEPRLPKEWNLLSFNVRYKGRKINVKLTKENVVFALLEGEPIEIYYFDKKILLKKGENKVESLKN
- a CDS encoding sugar ABC transporter substrate-binding protein, translated to MKKFYTKLIAVLIIISLLGTVIAGCGSKTQSEARKKVLKVSMGLGEAEWKVMKEDIFPPFEQKYGVKIEPLQIEAGDLIKKLDAMHKANAMDIDIITQDNMQLAPLVAKGLVEDLSQYRDMIPKEVIPSLVPVGEFDGKLYFMPYRPNVEIAFYNEDKFNEYGLKLPTNWDELLQVAKTFKEKEGIGRVIIKENLGPDSTVHMFDLIRSAGGDPTVLNDEGSIKAFTFLKEIQPYLSPDSKKADWNTPVEYLAKESVYLVQNWPYTANVLVEQYGKKNILAYHGWTGPVKESHVLGGEVIGIPTGAPNKEMAIKFMEYLMSKEVQEKLVTKLGWPSMRSDAYGKVAEWQKPYFEAINEALKHAEPRPNLVYWADVDKAINGALREIIFEGKDIKTTLDKYHNMIEEAKKAAESK